The sequence below is a genomic window from Setaria italica strain Yugu1 chromosome IV, Setaria_italica_v2.0, whole genome shotgun sequence.
GCTCTTTTGGTTCTTCAACATAGAAAATATGTAAGCTACTGTTGTGAAGGGAAGATGGATAAAGATCAAAAGCAATCATAGATCTAACTTGGTATTAGTTGGTTATAACATTCTGGAAATCTTACCAAGAGTATCATCACCGCTCAAGTTTATAGCAGCGATTGTTGTAGTGGGGTTTAAGCTGCTCTTTCGACGGTCTACCAAAATATGTGAGCATGTTAGTAGTTTGTTGTGTAACTACATATATTGAAATCAGATCATAGGTTAAGTACTCAAGTACCTTCCACCACAGTAACATAACGGCCAAAGTGAGGATCAAATACGCCATCAGCATAACTGACGTCCGGTGCACCATAATCGGGTGTAAGAGGCACAGGTGGATCACCAACTGACATGGTAAAATAATCATGCatgattaaaaaatatataattagGAAGCATATTTCTCATTGCATATTTTCCAAAATATGAAAAGGTTAGTAAGCATGATTTGGTCAAAGGTGCCAAGTATTAAAAAATGGATGGACTAGATGTGGTCGCATGTAAATGTACAGAATTTTCCAGATTACTAAACACCATATCCTTAAATTTTTGTTTATGTTCTTAATGAACACCTATTGACTACTATTAGTTTAAGCCAGCCTCAACAGTAAGAGAATAGCAGACTACTTAGTACTTACTTCCAATTGCTTGCTTGTATAGACGTTGATCCTTGTAATTCGAGAACACAACAACACTCTTGTCAACTGCAAATGCACCACCTCCATATTCTTGAGCCAAGGTGCGTGCTGCAAATTCCTGAGGTATAACATCCACAGGCTTATCCTCTTCCTTTACAATAACCATGCGCCTGAATACAAATTTAGGTAAATACAATATGAAAAGTATTAGTTCAAAAACAGATTAATTGAGAACTAGCATATCAGCTGTACTTGATATGCGCACGCACGTGGATTTAATGATGACCAAGCAGTGTAACAATATGTTCTGTTATACAACATCATTCTTCTGGTATCATTTTGATTACAATGCAATTGCTCACACATGCgacagcagaaacaaaatgtAACTTGGGTTCTCAAATTGCGTTAAGTTTTTATAAAACAGCTTCATTTTGTAGTAACTTTCACTGAGAAACTAAACCTGCCAAATCTTTTTGCTGTTGTACTCTGGTGCATGTCCTGTTTTAGCTTGTTCATACCAAGGTTCTTAACGCCTCACCGCCTAGGCGACAAGTCTAACTAGAGTACTAGACGCCTAGGCAATGACTTAAGAACCTTGGTTCATACAGTAAAAACCACATTAGTCGATCTATTTCTTGTCCCTCAACACTTCACTCGCACGGAATCACATATTCCTTTGAcggtgtcttttttttttcttgaacacgcaggagagctgcatatcattatattaagaagaaaaaagggatAAGAACCCTTACAGCACCCACACACGTTTCAGATCAGCTAGCTCTTACGCCTTTCTTACACACCACTATGGAACCATACAAACAACCGACCTCGACCTAAACATTCACTCCTCAATTGGCACTAGAGCAAGAAGGTGCTTAACTCCTTGAGCTTGAGCCAAACCCCACACATGTAACTCCTCGCTGGCCGACAACAGAGCTCTGGCAACAGTTGGAGAGGCCCCATAAAAAAACACAGCGGTTGCAATGGTTCCACAACGTCCAGGCTTCCAGAATAACCCACATAACACTCACCGGACATAGAACTACCCCAATGTAGCTTGATGCCTTACAAACTATAATAACAATCACATATGCACAAAGTGACCAATAAATAACCCACAATTAACCCAatcataacaaaaaaaaaactagacagTAGCTTTACACAAATTATCAACCATGTGTAATACATCCAACATTGAAGTCCTTCAAGTCTGTGAAGTATAAACTCAGAGCACTTTTCATGTTGcatggggtttattggtttaaCCAAAATATACAGAAACAACAATAAAGCCTATTACTCACAAGCAAGTTGGTAGGCCACTTAAGCAGGTTGGGGTTTAATAAAAAACAAGCTAGGAGCATCAAAATGTTCAGGAGCACCATGGCGCTCAAATGTCAACGCATTAGCCGCTAAAGCTTGATGCCCCTACAAACTATAATAACAATCACATATACACAAAGTGACCTAAACTATGATTAACTCACAATCATAATAACAAAAAAACTAGACAATAGCCTTACACCACAATTATCAACCATGTGCAATACATCCAACATCTCAGTCGCTCAAAGCTGTGAAGCACAAATGCAGAGCATTTTTCATGTTGCACGGGATTTATTGGTTTAAACAAAATATACAGCAACAACTATAAAGCCTTACTCACACAATTAAAAAAAAGCCTATTACTCACAAGCAAGTTGGATAGGCCACTTAAGCAGGTTGGGGTTTAATCAGAAACAAGTTAGCACCATAAAAAATTTCAGAAACACCATCGCTCCCAAACATCAACGCCTTGGACACTAAAACTCGGAGGCGGATGTCAGTTACCCTTTCTCCTCGGGGCGGCCCTCGATCCAGAGGAGGCGTCCATCCCCAGCAAGGGCGATCCCTCCGAGGCGCCTGTCGGCGCCAGAGACGACGTCGGCGGTAATGGGCGACCTCCAGGACCCgtacggcgccgccgcgggcttgtcgccgccggccgccgccgtggcgggcggcgcgggggaggcggccgaggaggtggaggacatGCGGGGCGGCGAGGGGCAGGCTCGCCGGTGGCGGAAGCGGGGGAGTGCGCGGGGGAGTgcgcggtggaggaggtgggCCGGGGCGGAAGCGGGGCCGCGAGCGGTCGAGAAGATGGAGGCGAGGCGTGTCGCCATTTGCGGGGTGCGGGCTCTGTTttataagggggtgtttggatacgaggtgttaaactttaacagtgtcacatcggatgttcggatgctaattaggagaactaaacatgagctaattataaaactaattgcagaaccctgtgctaattcgcgagacgaatctattaagcctaattaatccatcattagcaattggttactgtagcaccacattgtcaaatcatggactaattaggcttaatagattcgtctcgtgaattacactccatctgtgcaattagttttgtaattagtctatgtttaatacttctaattagcatccaaacatccgatgtgacaggtgttaaattttaacacatggttgccaaacaggccctaaggttTTTGTGTGGGGTTTTGGTGCAGGTGCAGGACTGCAAGCTCATGCTCATGAGCTCATCCAGAGTTATCTGTTGACTCAAACTACACAAGCATGTGGAATTTCTCTCAAATCCAGCAGAAATCGGTTTGAAAAAACAGCAGAAATCGAACCATTTCATTTCATGTCGAATTCTATCTTTTTATTCCAAACAGCCCACTGTTTGCTGATGAGCTTCACGGACTTCTAATGACAGGATATACCAGACTTCTTATGTGCTAGCAACCTATCACAATATCTCGAAGCAATTACTGGCCTGTTTGGAATAGAAGTGTCTAAAAGGAACTCCAGAGGGTTTTGTAGTGTTTTCAACAGCCTTTCAAATTCCATCCCAAAGCAGTCCACGAATCACAGCCAACTCACGTTAGCAAAACTAAATCACAGTTAAATAGAGATGTTTCTCTGTTCGCATGCCAACAAATCGTGGAACATGAAAAATTAACAAACCAACATCAGGGAAAAGCTACGCAAAGCTTTGCTTCCATTACTGCTCGTATACGTAGGCACACGCGCAGCTAGGAAGGACACTTGCTCCACAAGCTGCCTTGTAGTTGAGCAGTGGATTATTACACAGTACGCAGATTGCTGCTGTTTAAAACGTTTGCAAAGGACTAATCAAAGTTTTCAATCTTGATTGGTGTTATGTCATCAGCCACCTTGAACTTCCCCACTAATCTTGCGAAGAACATCATCTCCTGCTCCAAGGTGAATTTGATGTTCTCAGCCTGTTCAAAGGAACGCACGTCAGGTATGAGCCATCCGCAGTTGCAGAGTACAAATTCAACTGTGTCCTACTAATTAAAATGCTAACTTGATAGAGAACATTTCATCAAAAAAACCTTGATAGAGAACAGCAACGGATAGTGACCTTTTATAGTACACTAAATAGCAAAGCTAGTACAGAACTTCAGTATTTTACTGCCCATAATGAATGTGACACGTAGGTTCGGTGTATAAGGACTAAAGAGATAGAAAAGCAGAGAGTAATCGTTAGACCTTGCGAAAACCATGTGGTTCCCCTTCATACTCAACTAAAGCAACGGGAAGGCCTTTGTCCTTTATGGCCCTGTATATTTTCGTTGTCTGATCTGGTTGCACAACCTGCGGATAATTGAAGTTGGTAAAGAGAGCAGAACCCAAATCGAATAGCTTAAACACTTGCATGGTAACAATGGGAAAGACAACACACTGGGAAGTCATCCCGAGCAGTTCATTTATTCCCTCATCAACGATTAATAGTTTGATTTAATTCATCACTAGATAGATGTTGTGTTAAGCGTATGTTCCCATACCCCTGATGATTAgtgaaatataaaaaataaactaCAGAAATGATATTAAATAGTTAGGGATTTTCAGACATATTATGAAAATCGATTTGGGTTAGCATATCCTCAATCAACTAGGTAAGTTCAAGTATTATAGCCTTACCGTGTCTTCCAATCCATGAAACAAAATCAGTGGGCACGTAAATTTGTCAACAAAGTTTATTGGTGCTCTCTCAAAGTAAGCCTGTTTGTTCCCTGGAATATTGAAGGCAAAGTGATGGCGTCAATACAGCCACGAAAAGAATTTGGATAGCCACCTTAAAATATAGACGAGTGCAAAATTCCATACCAACAAGGTTATCAGTGTAGCACGCCTCGAACTTGTGCGAACTTGCCCTCAATGAAGTTAAGTCAGCAATCTGCGTATAAACACAGCACAACCCCACATGAATAAGTATAGTTGGATTAAGCTGCAGCCAAATGGGAGAAAAATGGCAATGGAAACTTGCCCCGTATAAAGAACAACCAGCCTTGAATGTCTGTCTGAAAGCAAGGCAAGCTAAAGTTGTGAATCCACCAGCAGATTCTCCAGTTATGCAAAGCCGTTTCCCATCTACTCTTCCAGTTTCCACCTTAATAATCAGCATGGTGTAACCATGTAAGCATATATCAATTCATATTTTCTTAGTACCCACTGTAAATGTAGATTACAGCCTGTACATGAATTACGAAAAGGGTTTGTCAGTCCAAACAAGCCATACCAGGAATGTAGCACAACTACAGCAATCATTGACATCAACAACACCCCATTGCCCTAAAAGCCTCTCTCGATATTCTCTCCCATAGCCttcaagaaagagaagaaacaaGAAGGAAATGGACAATCACCAGCAGATTCACCACCAAAATCTTTAATAGCAAATAGGATAAGGTGCTCGTAAATAAGAGGATGTAAATCATGTTCTGAGCTCAGGATGGCAATGCATCATTTTGAATAATTAATGCATCAGATTTGCATGTAGGAAGAATGCAGGGTTCTTTGTCAAGAGTTTAGCTGAGCCTAGAGAGAACAAAATACCTGAGCTTCCCCCATAGTTGACATCAACTAGTGCCCATCCTCTGCTCGTCCAGTACTGCACATTAAGATCCAGAACCCCACGTGCTTCTTCGGTAGGTCCACCTAAACAATTGCAGTGATGTAAAAGGATTACAGTGCTGCTTTATTAAGCAACTGGACAAAAAAGATTTATTTCACTACCCTTGTAATTTGGTAAGTGGTAAATCAAGTCAGTTAGAATCATTGAATGGTTTTTATCACCATAATTCCATCAGAGCACTGACATTATGTGTAAATAGATAGAACACAGAAACTTCTCTTTCAAATTATACTagaaaatatgaaatgaaaTTGAACATCATTTGCTGAAAGGTTCTGCTACAATATAATCAATGAAAACGTAAAAAAAGCACACAAACTAATACAGGAAACAGCCGTTGATGTGCTTTTGGAATCTTAAAGAAAAGGACAAGAACTGTACCATGAGTCCTGACCAATAATGGAGGCttttcatcggatgaaccttGGAAACTATGATTATAAGGAGCATAGAAATAAGCATATGCATGCTGTCCAGGAATTACAGTAGGAAACTTGATAAATTCAGGCACGCTAAAATAGGATTTATGTTTTGTTACATCCTCTGAGGAGGACCAAACTAGAGAGAAATCAGCAGTCACTGTCCTCTTTTCATCCAGAGTTACCTGGCACAAAGAGAATGATGGTGCAGAATTTCAGTTCCAATACTTGGCATGAGACAATCAGTAAATTAAGATAGTCAAACCTTTGCTATTGATTCTGGAAGATTAGCAGATGCACCTTCAATATAGAAGCATTCATCTCCTGAAACCTGGAAAATTATCATGATTCGAATTAAAGAGTCACCATGTTAACAAATTTAAGGACTAAGAACGTAATCTAGCAGTACGATATATTACATCACAGTAGGTCTTCAACTAGTTTTTAAGGCAGCTCATCAGACTTTTGTACTTACTATGTTAGTTACAGAAGAGAAGGGAATGTCAAGTGTTGAAAAGGACCCTGAACCAGGGTCAAGCACCCCAACATATGATCTTCCATTTTGTCTGGGAACAAACAAGCATGCTTACTCTTATGAAATACATACAAAAAATTCACCTACAAATATAACAAACACACGAAATGTGAAAACCTGTAACAGCAAATGATTTTGAGACTCGAGTCATCTTTTCCCAGGAAAGCATAGGAGCTGGCACCAAAAACCCACATTGGTTTTGAGAATTCAGCATCCAAAGCATACAATTGAATTACCACATTGCTCTGCTCATCCTGTACCAATAGCAAGAAAGCAAGATTTTTCCAGCAAAAAAAGTTCAGATATTTATATAATTTATGTGCAATTACAACCCTCCAAGTTGAGAGCATCTTAGTATTAGGCTATCAATGAAAGTGTTACTACTAACCTACGTGATGGAGTTGACAAAATAACTCAATAGTCAATATGCAAGTGGTTTATCATAATTGTTTCTGTGGAAAGGCACATATTATGTAAAAGGTTATAATTTGTTAAAAACAGAAGAAATAGAGACTGAACATTTGCCagaaataaatatagaaaagaTTAGTTATAAGACGGTCACTGGAACAATACAGACAGTATGCCCCATTCCATTCTCTAATTACATAGTTCAGCAACGTCGGAAGTATGAACACAACCAGATCACTAGGCAACTGAATAGAAAAAGGTGCAAGTGTCAGAAAATTATACCCATTTATAGATATTCCAAAATCCACTCTGCCGATCTGTTATGAAGAAAAGCTCCCCTAAAGAAAAAATTGATTCAATTAACAAGATTTTTAGTGAATTTAAACCTATTGAATAATTTTGACATGTAGAAAGAAAACTATTCATGCGGAAAAAAATTAATTCGCAAGTAAAAGCATTAATCATTACATTCAAAACACATACCTTTTGCGGACCACTTGGGTTCAGTAGGAGATTCTACCAATGCTGGGTCTCCACCAGCAATGCAAATTCGGTTATGCACTTCTCTGCAGATAATAAATGGCAATAAATGTGTAAAGCTTGGAAGAAAAACTATGCCGTGTTGATGCATACTTAAAGCACAATGCAACTCAAGCATTGCTCTTTTTTTGTTAAAACAACCTTGACCACGGGGAGAAGAAGTCCCTCACTATGCCTTAAGAGAGGGGAGTACCGAACCCTTTAGGGAGGTACTCACATGACCTGCAAGCACCTGGGTAGAAGGCCTCTCAGGCGCAGTCTGTTTTGttcaggggaaaaaaaggaactgCAACCAACAACCTATGTTCCAAATAGCACATCAACTTAAAATATGTAAATACAATCTCAAGCAGATCAGCACTTGCTGTGAATTGTCTGTAAGTATTGAGTTGTTCCCCTAAAAATAAGTATACAGTGGTATAAAATGCGGGCTTGTGCTGCAGATTTTGCTAGTAGGTATGAACGATTTCATGCTCATTCACAAATATACAATGAGAAAGGACCAAAAAATTCCTTAGCCTGTAGAGTAGAACATTTATTTCTTTCAGCAAGAACTGCAAAACACAAAGCATGTAGACATTACCCtttttcagagaaatatccAACCCATAGTTGTGATTTATCCCATGACATGTTCGGGTTACTCCATTCGATCCATGCCATACGTTTTTCAGATGGATCGATGCGTGGGAAGGCATAAAAGTCATTGCCACTGACCAGTATGGTTGGTTCTGAGGCAGAAATTGAAAACTTTTTCACAAATAGTCCAAAAGAACTTAAGCACAACTTACTGCACTAGGTACATGAACGAAAGGGCTCGTTACCATTAACATCTCGATCACTTATTTTTACAGCAGCAATGGTTGTGATTGTGACGGGATCTGAGCTACTGTCGCGATGATCTACAGTCAAATTGGATTGTTCTTAATACCAAGTGAAAATCTGTAGGTAGCACAATTGACACGGTACAGGAAATAGCTTCTAATCACCTTCCATTATAGTTACATAACGATGGAAGTGAGGATCAAAGACACCATCTGCATAGCGGACTTCTGATCCGGCATAATCTGGTGTCAGCGGTAGTGGCGAGCTATCTGAAACAGGTAAACCCAACAAGTAAAATATTCTGTTAGATCAGTTacaactatttttttatatatattactccctccatccaaccATGTACTAAGGCATCTTTTAAAACGAGAATGTCTTCAAAGTAATTTTTGACCATTGATTTCTCTGACACAGTTACACTATTTTTTAAAGTAATTCAAATATGAACCTGTTGATGCAACTTTTGTACACTAAACATGCATATAATTTGACTAATTGTTGGTAAAAATTTGCAAACTTTGACTTTTTGAAAACACAATATGCCTTAAATTgctggacggagggagtacataagAGGTCGAAGAAGCGCTATAAAGAGACAACCCGGTGTTTGTATAACCAATATAAGGAAACTCAAAGTTAGGTTACGGTTCAAAAACGGAACAAaagctaagggggtgtttgatccccgggctaaactttagcccctgtcacatcgaatgtttggacactaattaggagtattaaacataggctaattacaaaatcaatttcacaatccctaggctaaaacgcgagacgaatctattaagcctaattagtccatgatttgacaatatggtgctacagtaaacattcgctaatgatggattaattaggcttaatagattcgtctcgcgatttagcctaggggttctgcaactagttttgtaattagctcatgtttagtcctcctaattagcatccgaatattcgatgtgacacggactaaactttagctccaggatccaaacaccccctaagttacTTTCAGTACTCCAATGTGTCCTTTGAACGCCTAGAGCATGGATATCCCAACATTGATGTGAACTGATTGCTAAAAGTACAATTAGGAGTCCACATGATGCATATCAAGGAGATTAGCGTTAAATGTTTAGGGGCGGCGTACGTTGTTGAGATAATGCATCTCGACGGTAAGTTGGTAACTAGTAACCACACAAGCGAGTGACCATGGTCCATGGCAATAGCTAAGCCTGAACTCCGTACCTCCCATGGTTTGCCTGTAGAGACGCTGGTCGGTGTAGTTAGAGAACACGACGGTGTCCCCTTGCACGGCGAATGCCCCAGATCCACCGCCGTACTCCTGGGCGAGAGTCCGCACCGCGAATCCCTGCGGCGTCACGTCCAGCGCTTGACGGCGCGGTTCCGCCGCCTCCCTCACAAGAACCGAGGCCCTGACGAAATAGCAACaagcttcagagttcagataaACTCACCGGACACGACGGGTTCTTACAAGATTTGGGCGCggcaaaaaagaaaggagaaaaaatgGGAGCGCGTGCCGTGGATGGTTTCGCGTACCCTCCTTGCTCCGGGCGCTTCTCGACCCAGACGAgacggccgtcgccggcgacggcgagcccctcgaCGGTCCgcccggcggcggagacggcggcggcggtgatcgGCGACGCCCAGGACCCGTACGGCGCGATCGCCTTCTCGGCGGCGCCTGAGGCCTCCTGGGGATGCATCGCCGCGGACCCGCAGTCAGGTTGCGAGCGGCGGGGGAAAGCTCGCGAGCGTGGATGAAGAGAGATTGCGCGGCGGAGCGGTGGAACTCAGTGTGCTCCTGCTCACTGGTAAGTGAAGTGAGTCTTAAAATATTCAACTCTGCGTCTCTGATTGGAATCCCTTCTTGCTTCGGTCCATGAACATCGAACGCTTCACGCATTCGCGAGAGGCGGGCATACGGTTGCTGCAGGAATTAGTGCAACCTGCTGACACCGCCCACGTATTTGCTACCGGAGAGAAGTAGCAACAAATTTGTCATTTTGTCCGACGTGGAGCGCCAAGTCACCCATCCACGCTGGATTCGTGACACGAAATGACTCCCGTGCCCCTGGTCTTATCCTTTTACTCCCGGCGCTTCTCCTGCCGCTTACGTGTGGGACCCACACGTCAAGATCATCTCCAACCTCCCGCAGCTCCTTTCCTCCTCACTGCCCGGTGGCAGGTCAGCTTGttg
It includes:
- the LOC101765802 gene encoding uncharacterized protein LOC101765802 isoform X1, which codes for MHPQEASGAAEKAIAPYGSWASPITAAAVSAAGRTVEGLAVAGDGRLVWVEKRPEQGGASVLVREAAEPRRQALDVTPQGFAVRTLAQEYGGGSGAFAVQGDTVVFSNYTDQRLYRQTMGDSSPLPLTPDYAGSEVRYADGVFDPHFHRYVTIMEDHRDSSSDPVTITTIAAVKISDRDVNEPTILVSGNDFYAFPRIDPSEKRMAWIEWSNPNMSWDKSQLWVGYFSEKGEVHNRICIAGGDPALVESPTEPKWSAKGELFFITDRQSGFWNIYKWDEQSNVVIQLYALDAEFSKPMWVFGASSYAFLGKDDSSLKIICCYRQNGRSYVGVLDPGSGSFSTLDIPFSSVTNIVSGDECFYIEGASANLPESIAKVTLDEKRTVTADFSLVWSSSEDVTKHKSYFSVPEFIKFPTVIPGQHAYAYFYAPYNHSFQGSSDEKPPLLVRTHGGPTEEARGVLDLNVQYWTSRGWALVDVNYGGSSGYGREYRERLLGQWGVVDVNDCCSCATFLVETGRVDGKRLCITGESAGGFTTLACLAFRQTFKAGCSLYGASFHCHFSPIWLQLNPTILIHVGLCCVYTQIADLTSLRASSHKFEACYTDNLVGNKQAYFERAPINFVDKFTCPLILFHGLEDTVVQPDQTTKIYRAIKDKGLPVALVEYEGEPHGFRKAENIKFTLEQEMMFFARLVGKFKVADDITPIKIENFD
- the LOC101765802 gene encoding uncharacterized protein LOC101765802 isoform X2, translating into MHPQEASGAAEKAIAPYGSWASPITAAAVSAAGRTVEGLAVAGDGRLVWVEKRPEQGGASVLVREAAEPRRQALDVTPQGFAVRTLAQEYGGGSGAFAVQGDTVVFSNYTDQRLYRQTMGDSSPLPLTPDYAGSEVRYADGVFDPHFHRYVTIMEDHRDSSSDPVTITTIAAVKISDRDVNEPTILVSGNDFYAFPRIDPSEKRMAWIEWSNPNMSWDKSQLWVGYFSEKGEVHNRICIAGGDPALVESPTEPKWSAKGELFFITDRQSGFWNIYKWDEQSNVVIQLYALDAEFSKPMWVFGASSYAFLGKDDSSLKIICCYRQNGRSYVGVLDPGSGSFSTLDIPFSSVTNIVSGDECFYIEGASANLPESIAKVTLDEKRTVTADFSLVWSSSEDVTKHKSYFSVPEFIKFPTVIPGQHAYAYFYAPYNHSFQGSSDEKPPLLVRTHGGPTEEARGVLDLNVQYWTSRGWALVDVNYGGSSGYGREYRERLLGQWGVVDVNDCCSCATFLVETGRVDGKRLCITGESAGGFTTLACLAFRQTFKAGCSLYGIADLTSLRASSHKFEACYTDNLVGNKQAYFERAPINFVDKFTCPLILFHGLEDTVVQPDQTTKIYRAIKDKGLPVALVEYEGEPHGFRKAENIKFTLEQEMMFFARLVGKFKVADDITPIKIENFD